One Etheostoma spectabile isolate EspeVRDwgs_2016 chromosome 12, UIUC_Espe_1.0, whole genome shotgun sequence genomic window carries:
- the tfr1a gene encoding transferrin receptor protein 1 isoform X1, whose product MDQARSTISKIFNGEPHSYTRFNLTQNMEGDNSQVEMKLSSDMDEEVGENGVGDNRNHNSNRKPYVAQKLGRTPKNLCFMAAATLLIFIIGYLLGYLVHRKKDLAPTCAASVVRLDEDVAHETGAASLMDWDDVKKLLAQKVTAANFEPVFREFSSANHRAGSPEDDALGNKVVKKFKEYGMKTWTDEHFVKVQDPPTSGSNRVVFKNGNAMRPEGFLSYSATGQVTGAALYAYYGQESDLRLLRDRSINMTGRVMLVRAGRISLAEKVANAAKMGASAVLIYPDVADYLNLDSVQLFGHVHMGSGDPYTPGFPSFNHTQFPPVQSSGLPKILAQTITKDMATKILKQLGGQDVPTEWGGLNKFGEEGDNITVEVNNILTEKKINNVFGVIKGFVDADRYVVIGAQRDAWGPGFAASTVGTSVLVELARSISDMVKNDGFKPRRSIVFASWSAGEYGSVGATEWLEGYVSSLSMKAFSYINLDGVVTGQKGFKVAASPLMHSLIESTMNEVNSPNNAGTLFSRFAKGNLESDVLVPLKLDNAAYPFLTFSGIPSVSFGFTSDNSPSQYYTFVGTKLDTREKLNLATGNQVSQLAEIATRFAGHMALRLVHDHLLRMDVMKYDKIIRTRVAQINVKVNAVQRMQPKRLPKDLTMQWLMSASGSYSRASRNLAADIQNSDLEDIEMCRIINDRIMAVEKNFLSPFVSPRENPFRHILLGSGSHSLKALSDHLDALRTDNPEADANLFRNQFALATWTIQGCANSLAGDVWSLDNEI is encoded by the exons ATGGACCAGGCAAGGTCAACAATATCCAAAATT TTTAATGGAGAGCCACACTCCTACACGCGTTTCAACCTGACCCAGAACATGGAAGGCGATAACAGCCAGGTGGAGATGAAGCTGTCATCCGACATGGATGAAGAGGTCGGGGAAAACGGTGTGGGAGACAACCGTAATCACAACTCCAACCGTAAACCTTACGTGGCTCAAAAGCTTGGACGCACACCGAAGAACCTCTGCTTCATGGCCGCCGCTACCCTCCTCATCTTTATCATCG GGTACTTGCTTGGCTACCTGGTTCATCGGAAGAAGGACTTGGCTCCCACCTGTGCAGCCTCCGTGGTTCGTTTAGATGAAGATGTTGCCCATGAGACGGGTGCTGCATCCCTCATGGACTGGGATGATGTCAAAAAGCTTCTCGCTCAAAAAGTCACTGCTGCCAATTTTGAACCGGTCTTTCG TGAGTTTTCCAGTGCCAACCACCGGGCTGGTTCTCCAGAGGATGATGCTCTGGGGAACAAGGTGGTCAAGAAGTTCAAAGAGTATGGCATGAAAACCTGGACCGATGAGCACTTTGTCAAGGTTCAGGACCCCCCAACTTCTGGCTCCAACAGAGTTGTTTTCAAGAATGGGAATGCTATGCGTCCAGAGGGATTCCTGTCCTACAGTGCCACTGGACAAGTAACG GGTGCTGCCTTGTATGCATATTATGGGCAGGAAAGCGACTTGAGGTTGCTGCGGGATAGAAGCATCAACATGACTGGCAGGGTCATGCTGGTCAGAGCTGGTAGGATCAGCTTAGCTGAGAAG GTAGCAAATGCTGCCAAAATGGGTGCCTCTGCTGTGTTGATCTACCCAGACGTCGCTGATTACTTGAATTTAGACTCAGTTCAGCTTTTTGGACAT GTCCACATGGGTTCAGGGGATCCCTACACCCCAGGCTTCCCCTCCTTCAACCACACCCAGTTTCCACCTGTCCAGTCTTCAGGCCTCCCAAAAATCTTGGCTCAGACAATCACAAAAGATATGGCTACCAAAATTCTAAA GCAGCTCGGGGGTCAGGATGTGCCGACAGAGTGGGGAGGCCTCAACAAATTTGGAGAAGAGGGCGATAATATTACTGTGGAGGTCAACAACATTCTTACTgagaaaaagataaataatgtCTTTGGGGTAATCAAAGGCTTTGTGGATGCAG ATCGATATGTGGTTATTGGTGCCCAGAGGGATGCATGGGGTCCAGGTTTTGCTGCATCTACCGTCGGAACCAGCGTCCTCGTTGAGCTTGCACGTTCCATTTCAGATATGGTGAAGAACG ACGGATTCAAACCAAGGAGAAGCATTGTGTTCGCTAGCTGGAGTGCTGGAGAATATGGGAGTGTTGGCGCCACAGAGTGGCTGGAG GGTTATGTATCCTCATTGAGCATGAAAGCCTTCTCCTACATTAACCTGGATGGCGTTGTAACAG GTCAAAAAGGATTTAAAGTGGCAGCCAGTCCCTTGATGCACAGCTTGATTGAGAGCACTATGAACGAG GTGAACTCCCCAAACAATGCTGGGACTCTCTTTTCTCGATTTGCAAAGGGCAACTTGGAATCAGATGT GTTGGTGCCTCTGAAGTTGGATAATGCTGCTTATCCCTTCCTTACCTTTTCTGGCATTCCCTCAGTATCATTTGGATTCACCTCTGATAACTC TCCCTCTCAGTACTACACGTTCGTTGGCACAAAGTTGGACACCCGGGAGAAACTGAACCTGGCCACAGGCAACCAGGTTTCTCAGCTGGCTGAAATAGCAACCCGGTTTGCTGGTCATATGGCGCTGAGGCTGGTACATGATCATCTGCTGCGGATGGATGTGATGAAATACGACAAGATTATACGTACTCGCGTGGCTCAGATCAACGTGAAAGTCAATGCTGTTCAGAGA ATGCAGCCCAAGCGGTTGCCCAAGGACCTGACGATGCAGTGGTTGATGTCGGCCTCGGGCTCCTACAGTCGCGCCTCTCGCAACCTGGCGGCAGACATCCAGAACAGTGACCTGGAGGACATCGAGATGTGCCGTATCATTAACGACCGCATAATGGCG GTGGAAAAGAACTTCCTGTCGCCCTTTGTCTCTCCCAGAGAGAATCCTTTCCGCCACATCCTGTTGGGCTCCGGATCTCACTCTCTCAAGGCTCTGTCTGACCACCTGGACGCCCTCAGGACGGACAACCCCGAGGCAGACGCCAACCTGTTCCGCAACCAGTTTGCCTTGGCAACCTGGACCATTCAGGGCTGTGCCAACTCACTAGCAGGGGATGTCTGGTCTTTGGATAATGAAATCTAA
- the tfr1a gene encoding transferrin receptor protein 1 isoform X2 codes for MDQARSTISKIFNGEPHSYTRFNLTQNMEGDNSQVEMKLSSDMDEEVGENGVGDNRNHNSNRKPYVAQKLGRTPKNLCFMAAATLLIFIIGYLLGYLVHRKKDLAPTCAASVVRLDEDVAHETGAASLMDWDDVKKLLAQKVTAANFEPVFREFSSANHRAGSPEDDALGNKVVKKFKEYGMKTWTDEHFVKVQDPPTSGSNRVVFKNGNAMRPEGFLSYSATGQVTGAALYAYYGQESDLRLLRDRSINMTGRVMLVRAGRISLAEKVANAAKMGASAVLIYPDVADYLNLDSVQLFGHVHMGSGDPYTPGFPSFNHTQFPPVQSSGLPKILAQTITKDMATKILKQLGGQDVPTEWGGLNKFGEEGDNITVEVNNILTEKKINNVFGVIKGFVDADRYVVIGAQRDAWGPGFAASTVGTSVLVELARSISDMVKNDGFKPRRSIVFASWSAGEYGSVGATEWLEGYVSSLSMKAFSYINLDGVVTGQKGFKVAASPLMHSLIESTMNEVNSPNNAGTLFSRFAKGNLESDVLVPLKLDNAAYPFLTFSGIPSVSFGFTSDNSYYTFVGTKLDTREKLNLATGNQVSQLAEIATRFAGHMALRLVHDHLLRMDVMKYDKIIRTRVAQINVKVNAVQRMQPKRLPKDLTMQWLMSASGSYSRASRNLAADIQNSDLEDIEMCRIINDRIMAVEKNFLSPFVSPRENPFRHILLGSGSHSLKALSDHLDALRTDNPEADANLFRNQFALATWTIQGCANSLAGDVWSLDNEI; via the exons ATGGACCAGGCAAGGTCAACAATATCCAAAATT TTTAATGGAGAGCCACACTCCTACACGCGTTTCAACCTGACCCAGAACATGGAAGGCGATAACAGCCAGGTGGAGATGAAGCTGTCATCCGACATGGATGAAGAGGTCGGGGAAAACGGTGTGGGAGACAACCGTAATCACAACTCCAACCGTAAACCTTACGTGGCTCAAAAGCTTGGACGCACACCGAAGAACCTCTGCTTCATGGCCGCCGCTACCCTCCTCATCTTTATCATCG GGTACTTGCTTGGCTACCTGGTTCATCGGAAGAAGGACTTGGCTCCCACCTGTGCAGCCTCCGTGGTTCGTTTAGATGAAGATGTTGCCCATGAGACGGGTGCTGCATCCCTCATGGACTGGGATGATGTCAAAAAGCTTCTCGCTCAAAAAGTCACTGCTGCCAATTTTGAACCGGTCTTTCG TGAGTTTTCCAGTGCCAACCACCGGGCTGGTTCTCCAGAGGATGATGCTCTGGGGAACAAGGTGGTCAAGAAGTTCAAAGAGTATGGCATGAAAACCTGGACCGATGAGCACTTTGTCAAGGTTCAGGACCCCCCAACTTCTGGCTCCAACAGAGTTGTTTTCAAGAATGGGAATGCTATGCGTCCAGAGGGATTCCTGTCCTACAGTGCCACTGGACAAGTAACG GGTGCTGCCTTGTATGCATATTATGGGCAGGAAAGCGACTTGAGGTTGCTGCGGGATAGAAGCATCAACATGACTGGCAGGGTCATGCTGGTCAGAGCTGGTAGGATCAGCTTAGCTGAGAAG GTAGCAAATGCTGCCAAAATGGGTGCCTCTGCTGTGTTGATCTACCCAGACGTCGCTGATTACTTGAATTTAGACTCAGTTCAGCTTTTTGGACAT GTCCACATGGGTTCAGGGGATCCCTACACCCCAGGCTTCCCCTCCTTCAACCACACCCAGTTTCCACCTGTCCAGTCTTCAGGCCTCCCAAAAATCTTGGCTCAGACAATCACAAAAGATATGGCTACCAAAATTCTAAA GCAGCTCGGGGGTCAGGATGTGCCGACAGAGTGGGGAGGCCTCAACAAATTTGGAGAAGAGGGCGATAATATTACTGTGGAGGTCAACAACATTCTTACTgagaaaaagataaataatgtCTTTGGGGTAATCAAAGGCTTTGTGGATGCAG ATCGATATGTGGTTATTGGTGCCCAGAGGGATGCATGGGGTCCAGGTTTTGCTGCATCTACCGTCGGAACCAGCGTCCTCGTTGAGCTTGCACGTTCCATTTCAGATATGGTGAAGAACG ACGGATTCAAACCAAGGAGAAGCATTGTGTTCGCTAGCTGGAGTGCTGGAGAATATGGGAGTGTTGGCGCCACAGAGTGGCTGGAG GGTTATGTATCCTCATTGAGCATGAAAGCCTTCTCCTACATTAACCTGGATGGCGTTGTAACAG GTCAAAAAGGATTTAAAGTGGCAGCCAGTCCCTTGATGCACAGCTTGATTGAGAGCACTATGAACGAG GTGAACTCCCCAAACAATGCTGGGACTCTCTTTTCTCGATTTGCAAAGGGCAACTTGGAATCAGATGT GTTGGTGCCTCTGAAGTTGGATAATGCTGCTTATCCCTTCCTTACCTTTTCTGGCATTCCCTCAGTATCATTTGGATTCACCTCTGATAACTCG TACTACACGTTCGTTGGCACAAAGTTGGACACCCGGGAGAAACTGAACCTGGCCACAGGCAACCAGGTTTCTCAGCTGGCTGAAATAGCAACCCGGTTTGCTGGTCATATGGCGCTGAGGCTGGTACATGATCATCTGCTGCGGATGGATGTGATGAAATACGACAAGATTATACGTACTCGCGTGGCTCAGATCAACGTGAAAGTCAATGCTGTTCAGAGA ATGCAGCCCAAGCGGTTGCCCAAGGACCTGACGATGCAGTGGTTGATGTCGGCCTCGGGCTCCTACAGTCGCGCCTCTCGCAACCTGGCGGCAGACATCCAGAACAGTGACCTGGAGGACATCGAGATGTGCCGTATCATTAACGACCGCATAATGGCG GTGGAAAAGAACTTCCTGTCGCCCTTTGTCTCTCCCAGAGAGAATCCTTTCCGCCACATCCTGTTGGGCTCCGGATCTCACTCTCTCAAGGCTCTGTCTGACCACCTGGACGCCCTCAGGACGGACAACCCCGAGGCAGACGCCAACCTGTTCCGCAACCAGTTTGCCTTGGCAACCTGGACCATTCAGGGCTGTGCCAACTCACTAGCAGGGGATGTCTGGTCTTTGGATAATGAAATCTAA